The segment GCTGCTGCAATATTTCATCTTCCAGAAAATAAAACAACGACCGTGACAGTATATCTTTTTCAAAATCCTTTGTTGATTCGATCTGTTTACAGGTGGCAGCAAACAGTTTATTTTTTTCATGAACAGCCATATAGCGGTACTGCAGGTAAAACAGTGTACTTGGCTTTGCAGCAGCTTCGTACTGATCCTGTCTTCTCGAATCGTTACGTACTAAATCTCCGTTCGATTCGATATAGTACTGATACATGAAAAGATTTTTGCGAACCGGCGCATACAACGAAGACTTATTCGCCAGTCTTGCAATAGTAATAAACGCAGCATTCTCTACACCTGAATAAATACCACTGCGTTCGGGATAGTGGCCATCTGCATCGATGAACACGCCTTCGCCTAACCAATCATTAATGCGGTTGATGTATTTCTTATTCGGAAACAAATGATTGATCTGTGCAAGCGCCGCAGAAATAACCCAACGGTGATTAGGAGTGTGAATGCCGCCTGTTACCAATCCTTCACCAGCTTTCAACAGAATCTGTTTCAACTGTTGCTGCACATCCAGTAATTCGCTGCTGTTATCTTTCCGCATAATCGTTGCAGCTGGTCCAAGTATCTCAATCAAAAAAGCAGTATCGGGTGGCGATTCCAGATTACCAACATTTACTGTTCCATCTTCTGCTTGTGCAGAGGCAAGAAATTTTACAAGAATATCCAGCTTCTCCACTACTGCAGCATTGTGATAATAGGCCGAACCTTTTGCACAATATGCAGCTGTAAGCACGGCAATATCGTAAGCGATCATGCGGCCGAAACGCAGGTTACCCTGCTTCACCGTTTCCATTAACTGCGATGCACTTTTATCATTTGCAGTAAGCAAACGGCGCATCATTTCTGTATCAATGGGTGCAGTAAAATCATTTGCTGTCGCTTTTACAAACAGTGGACTCAATGCCGCCATTGTTCCTATTTTCAAAAAATCAGTCCGGTTCATCTTTTTCATGTGTAAACCATTTATGTGTTACCAGAATACAGTGTACAATGCTGCCAGTATTCCACAAATTATAATGGAGCCAATAATAAAGCCTGTTGACACCTTGAACATACTTTTATCAACTTCAATGGTATGCGTATCTCCCGGTTTGTTTGGTTTCAGTAAACTCATGCTCACCATCATTGCAACGATTACAATAAAGGTAATGGTCATGCGATCAAGAAACGGATAATCAGGGAAACCGCCATTTGTCCATACCGGTAAAAACTTTAATACCGTTGAAACAGGAATCGTTAACACTGCACCCGCCAAAGCCGCTGCTGCGGTTGTACGTTTCCAGAACATACCCAACAAGAAAATCGCCAATACACCAGGAGAAAAGAAGCCCACATATTCCTGGATGAATTGATACGCCTGATCAAGTGATTTTAATGCGGGGGTAACAATAGCAGCAATCACCATCGAAATAATAACTGCCCAACGACCTGTAAGTACCAGCTTTCGTTCCGATGCATCTTTATTGAAATACTTTTTATAAATATCAAGTGAAAAAATAGTGGAGATGCTGTTTGCTTTTCCTGCAAGCGAAGCAACAATAGCTGCTGTTAATGCAGCAAAGGCCACACCTTTCAATCCCGCAGGTAGTAAATTCATTAAGGTTGGGTATGCATGATCGGGCTTAATCACACCAGTTGCAGCATCGGCCATCTCCTGTTGAAACATGCCGTTCTGATGCAACACATACATGGTAATACCGGGCAACACTGCAATAACAGGGATCAACAATTTTAAAAAAGCAGCAAACAAAATTCCGTTGCGTGCAGTTTTTAAATCAGCACCCAATGCCCGTTGAACGATGTACTGATTGCAACCCCAATAAGCGAGGTTATTAATGAGCATTCCGCCAATCAATACCGACAAGCCCGGCAACTCTTTGTAATGCGGACTCGACTTATCAAAGATCATATGAAAATGTTCCGGCGCTTCTTTGCGCAACACACCCAATGCTTCAAGAATATTTCCATCAAAGCCAAACTTATCTGCAAGCAACGACAATGCTAAATAGGTTGTCACTAATCCACCGATCAGTAACACCAACACCTGTATCACATCGGTATAGCCGATCACTTTCATGCCGCCCAATGTAACAATGATGGAGAACACACTTAGGCCAACAATGCTCCATTCGAAACTGATGGGTGAAATAGAAGAGATCGCTAATGCTCCGAGATAAATAATGGACGTAAGATTTACAAACACATACACCAGTAACCAGAACACCGCCATGATGGTGCTCACCTGATCGTTATACCTTTTTGCCAAAAACTGCGGCATGGTATAAATCTTATTCTTGAGATAAAGCGGAATAAGAAAAACAGCAACAATAATGAGTGTTGCAGCAGCCATCCATTCGTAGGTAGAGATAGCAAGCCCTAATGCAAAACCCGAGCCACTCATACCAATAAAATGTTCTGCAGAAATATTGGATGCGATGAGTGATGCCCCAATGGCCCACCATGTTAATGAACCTTCAGCCAGAAAGAAATCTTTTGAGCTGGAAGTTTTCGATTTCTTCTTATGAAAAATATAATAACCGTATGCCGATATCGCAATGAAGTAGATAAAGAAAACAATGTAATCGGCAATTTGTAATGTATGCATAAGCTAGTTCGTTAACGCTTTCGTTTTGAAAGATTGTTATAGTTTTAAAAACCACTTCCGTTTATACAGGAGATATAATCCTGCAAACTGTATAAGAGCAACACCGATCCATAAAAAAGCTTCCCGCCATTTGGCATCCACCAGCTGAACCGTACCGCCAAATAAAAATTCAGAAGTTGACATAAAGTTTACCACGCCATGTGCAGCCATGTAAATCAAGATTGAATTGCAACCCAGCCACACAAAAGGCATGCTCCATTTTTTGAAACCCAACACATCAATTATATAATAAAAGATTGCAAGTAGCAATAAACTCCATCCACCGGTATAAAGCACAAAAGAACTCGTCCACATGTTTTTGTTAATGGGAAATACAAAACCCCAAAGCCAACCGACAAGTAGAAGTATTACTCCGCCAATCAATATGTACACTGTTTTCGTTTGTGCAGTCTCTTTTTTCGAACGTAAAAATTCTCCGGTAAAAATGCCCAGTAATGCTGTTGCAATTGCAGGAATGGTAGAAAGTAATCCTTCCGGATCATACGTGGCACGATGCATTTTACCGGGCAATAATAACTGATCGATCCATGCAGCAACATTTCCTTCTGTTGTCAATACGCCAGCGCCAAAACCGGGAACCGGAACAGCCATCATCACCAACCAATAGCCTAGCAAGATGAGTAGAAACCAGGCTATTCTCCACCTGAAAGAACTGTTGAGATAAATCAACGCTGCAAAAAAACAACTGAGTGCAATTCTCCCCAACACACTTGCAAAACGTGTTTCCTCATAACTCTTCCATTGAAGCAAACCATTTACGATCATACCAAGCAACAATAAAAGGATTGTTCTTTTAAGGAGTGAACGGTAGATCTTCTTTTTTGCATCAGCACCGCTACTTAACTGTTTACTGTAAGAGAACGGCATGCTTACACCAGCAATAAAAATGAACAGCGGAAAAATCAAATCGTAAAACGTAAAACCATTCCATACTGTATGATGTAGTTGATTGCTTGCATGTACAGCCAGCTTTTCAAAGAAACCAAGTTCATCTGTTAGCTGCATCTGCCAGCTTACGGCGTCCTGCTGCAATCCATGTGTTTGCTTTACCGCATTAGCAAAGCCATGAATAATTCCTTCACCACTTACGATCCAGAACATATCAAAACCACGCAACGCATCAAGCGACAACAATCTGTTGCTTGCGGTAGCTGGTTGGTTATGTGTTACGGCCTGGTTCAAACAGAAATTATTTTTTTATCGTGTAGTTGTAAATAATTTTTCCGGCATCATTCACCGCTTGCATTAACAACTCATTGCCGGTAACTGAAAATACAAAGAAGCCATATTCAGAAGCAGACAACAAACTGTTTTCAATTAAACGTGCAGGTGTTTTTTCTGATGCTGCACCTGAAATGATATGGTGCATATTACCGGCCGATTGCATGTGCTGCAAACTATGTTCATGCCCGGCAAGATAAACATCTACTTTATATTGATCGAACATCGGCTTCAATGAATTACGGATGGCTTTTGTATCGTACCCTTCAGTACGGCTGCCACCTGTATACATGGGATGAT is part of the Lacibacter sediminis genome and harbors:
- a CDS encoding sodium/sugar symporter, yielding MHTLQIADYIVFFIYFIAISAYGYYIFHKKKSKTSSSKDFFLAEGSLTWWAIGASLIASNISAEHFIGMSGSGFALGLAISTYEWMAAATLIIVAVFLIPLYLKNKIYTMPQFLAKRYNDQVSTIMAVFWLLVYVFVNLTSIIYLGALAISSISPISFEWSIVGLSVFSIIVTLGGMKVIGYTDVIQVLVLLIGGLVTTYLALSLLADKFGFDGNILEALGVLRKEAPEHFHMIFDKSSPHYKELPGLSVLIGGMLINNLAYWGCNQYIVQRALGADLKTARNGILFAAFLKLLIPVIAVLPGITMYVLHQNGMFQQEMADAATGVIKPDHAYPTLMNLLPAGLKGVAFAALTAAIVASLAGKANSISTIFSLDIYKKYFNKDASERKLVLTGRWAVIISMVIAAIVTPALKSLDQAYQFIQEYVGFFSPGVLAIFLLGMFWKRTTAAAALAGAVLTIPVSTVLKFLPVWTNGGFPDYPFLDRMTITFIVIVAMMVSMSLLKPNKPGDTHTIEVDKSMFKVSTGFIIGSIIICGILAALYTVFW
- a CDS encoding acyltransferase family protein, with translation MNQAVTHNQPATASNRLLSLDALRGFDMFWIVSGEGIIHGFANAVKQTHGLQQDAVSWQMQLTDELGFFEKLAVHASNQLHHTVWNGFTFYDLIFPLFIFIAGVSMPFSYSKQLSSGADAKKKIYRSLLKRTILLLLLGMIVNGLLQWKSYEETRFASVLGRIALSCFFAALIYLNSSFRWRIAWFLLILLGYWLVMMAVPVPGFGAGVLTTEGNVAAWIDQLLLPGKMHRATYDPEGLLSTIPAIATALLGIFTGEFLRSKKETAQTKTVYILIGGVILLLVGWLWGFVFPINKNMWTSSFVLYTGGWSLLLLAIFYYIIDVLGFKKWSMPFVWLGCNSILIYMAAHGVVNFMSTSEFLFGGTVQLVDAKWREAFLWIGVALIQFAGLYLLYKRKWFLKL